In Apium graveolens cultivar Ventura chromosome 10, ASM990537v1, whole genome shotgun sequence, the following are encoded in one genomic region:
- the LOC141693076 gene encoding uncharacterized protein LOC141693076 produces the protein MASGKDVRAAKEETAQAAAELKDVNRDREERGVKVVEHQEQTSGGPGVIGSILKSVQGTLGQAKEAVVGKAHDTAEVSRENTDYAYDKGRETRDVTGQKAEEAKKKAAEYKDYTAEKAKEAKDTTAEKTKEAKDTAAEKSKEAKDTAAEKAKEAKDTTAGKAGEYKDYAAQKAAEAKDTTVGKAGEYKDYAAQKAAEAKDTTVGKAGEYKDYTAEKAKEAKDTTMGKAGEYKDYAAQKAAEAKDTTLGKAGEYKDYAAQKAAEAKDTTAQKAAEYKDTTMGKAGEYKDYAAQKAAEAKDTTMGKAGEYKDYTAEKAKEGKDTSVGKMTELKDSAADAARKAMDMFLGKKEEVKHKAGETAEVAKEKYEDTEFSARKKMEELTLQEEGVKDEAKQRAEADRETTGDRGSAGKSSIFGAMGSVKDAIVGKLTMPSEIVKEKQQQEAVATTGETRPGAVAEALKAADQMHGQAFNDVGRMGDEDVDVTIVERKETRQGKM, from the exons ATGGCGTCAGGTAAAGATGTGAGAGCTGCAAAGGAAGAGACTGCTCAGGCTGCTGCAGAGCTGAAAGATGTGAACAGAGACAGAGAAGAACGAGGTGTTAAAGTTGTCGAACATCAGGAACAAACAAGTGGTGGTCCTGGTGTTATTGGCAGCATTTTGAAGTCTGTTCAGGGGACTCTGGGACAGGCTAAAGAGGCTGTGGTTGGAAAAGCTCATGATACTGCAGAGGTGTCCAGGGAGAATACGGATTATGCTTATGATAAGGGGAGAGAAACTAGAGATGTGACCGGGCAGAAGGCGGAGGAGGCCAAAAAGAAGGCTGCTGAGTATAAGGATTATACTGCCGAGAAGGCCAAGGAAGCTAAAGATACTACTGCTGAGAAGACCAAAGAGGCTAAGGATACTGCTGCTGAGAAATCCAAAGAGGCTAAGGATACTGCTGCTGAGAAAGCCAAAGAGGCTAAGGATACTACTGCGGGGAAGGCTGGTGAATATAAGGACTATGCCGCTCAGAAGGCTGCTGAGGCTAAGGACACTACCGTGGGGAAGGCCGGTGAGTACAAGGATTATGCGGCTCAGAAGGCGGCTGAGGCTAAGGATACCACTGTGGGGAAGGCTGGAGAGTATAAGGATTATACTGCAGAAAAAGCAAAAGAGGCCAAGGATACTACTATGGGAAAGGCTGGTGAGTATAAGGATTATGCGGCTCAGAAGGCTGCCGAGGCTAAGGATACTACTCTAGGTAAGGCCGGTGAGTACAAGGATTATGCAGCTCAGAAGGCGGCTGAGGCTAAAGATACTACAGCTCAGAAGGCAGCTGAGTACAAGGATACTACTATGGGGAAGGCGGGTGAGTATAAGGATTATGCGGCTCAGAAGGCGGCTGAAGCTAAGGACACTACTATGGGTAAGGCAGGGGAGTACAAGGATTACACGGCTGAGAAGGCTAAGGAAGGAAAAGACACCAGTGTTGGAAAGATGACAGAGTTGAAAGATTCAGCTGCAGATGCGGCGAGGAAAGCCATGGATATGTTTCTTGGCAAGAAAGAGGAAGTTAAACACAAGGCAGGAGAGACGGCCGAGGTTGCCAAG GAAAAATACGAAGACACTGAATTTTCTGCAAGAAAGAAAATGGAGGAGTTGACGTTGCAAGAAGAGGGTGTTAAAGATGAAGCCAAACAGAGGGCTGAGGCTGATAGAGAAACTACTGGTGATAG GGGAAGTGCTGGAAAGAGTAGCATATTTGGTGCAATGGGAAGTGTAAAGGATGCGATAGTAGGGAAATTGACAATGCCTAGTGAAATTGTCAAGGAAAAGCAGCAGCAGGAGGCAGTAGCAACTACTGGAGAAACGAGGCCGGGAGCGGTGGCGGAAGCTCTGAAGGCAGCTGATCAGATGCATGGTCAGGCATTCAACGACGTTGGTAGGATGGGAGACGAGGATGTGGATGTTACAATCGTAGAGCGCAAAGAGACGCGGCAGGGGAAGATGTGA